Proteins co-encoded in one Methanosarcinales archaeon Met12 genomic window:
- the hisB gene encoding imidazoleglycerol-phosphate dehydratase HisB: protein MRISKTKRKTNETDIEISLNIDGKGNYDINTGIRFFDHLLSSFAKHGLFDLNVRASGDNEHHIVEDVAISLGAAFRDALKEKRSIRRFGSAIIPMDDVLLLVSVDISGRSHCNFDVNFSKKSIEGMSIEMISHFIETFVSEFKINLHAKLLDGKNDHHKSEALFKALALALDDATKIDTRREDVPSTKGLL from the coding sequence ATGAGGATATCCAAAACAAAAAGAAAGACGAATGAAACCGACATCGAAATTTCCTTGAACATAGATGGAAAAGGGAATTATGATATAAACACGGGTATACGATTCTTTGATCATCTGCTTTCGAGTTTTGCTAAACATGGGTTATTTGACCTGAATGTCAGGGCGTCCGGGGATAATGAGCATCACATCGTGGAAGATGTGGCAATTTCACTTGGAGCGGCGTTCAGGGATGCTTTGAAAGAGAAGAGAAGTATAAGACGTTTCGGTTCCGCCATAATTCCCATGGACGATGTCCTATTATTAGTTTCAGTAGATATAAGTGGCAGAAGTCACTGCAATTTTGACGTCAACTTTAGTAAGAAGAGTATAGAGGGCATGAGCATCGAGATGATATCCCATTTTATCGAAACTTTCGTCTCAGAGTTCAAGATAAACCTTCATGCGAAACTTTTGGATGGAAAGAACGACCACCACAAGAGCGAGGCGCTATTTAAGGCACTGGCACTGGCGCTGGACGATGCTACGAAGATCGACACCCGAAGAGAGGATGTACCGAGCACGAAAGGATTGTTGTGA
- a CDS encoding MjaI family restriction endonuclease has product MAKEWILNSAMNRFQLNFKRNVGAVSEEIRKCSPKTIKEWSEYYFRNVRTKEHIEELGRKLYIKITEVISAEVEEITEEDCIEYMFNMVIDRTFDGYMTEIDTIYGQLQKKLNVKIQPAPDEWDRLYNVDFFIKIGDKYIGLQIKPAGDVSHIPQIFKEHSIQEATHKKFTEKYGGKVFYVISIKEGGKKKIHNIDVISEIEEEIKKHEK; this is encoded by the coding sequence ATGGCAAAGGAATGGATTTTAAATAGTGCGATGAATCGTTTTCAGTTGAATTTCAAACGCAACGTTGGAGCGGTTTCCGAGGAGATCAGAAAATGTTCTCCAAAGACCATCAAGGAGTGGAGCGAGTATTATTTTCGAAATGTCAGAACCAAAGAACACATAGAAGAATTAGGTCGGAAATTATACATTAAAATTACCGAAGTGATCTCCGCCGAAGTTGAAGAAATCACAGAGGAAGATTGTATTGAATATATGTTTAACATGGTAATAGACAGGACATTTGACGGATATATGACCGAGATTGATACCATCTATGGTCAATTGCAAAAGAAGTTGAATGTGAAGATTCAGCCTGCCCCCGATGAGTGGGACAGATTGTACAACGTAGATTTTTTCATCAAGATAGGAGACAAGTATATCGGACTTCAGATTAAACCTGCTGGAGATGTTTCACACATACCTCAAATCTTTAAAGAACATTCGATTCAAGAAGCCACTCATAAGAAATTTACTGAAAAATACGGTGGCAAAGTGTTCTATGTTATATCTATAAAAGAGGGCGGAAAAAAGAAGATACATAACATAGACGTTATTTCGGAAATTGAAGAGGAGATCAAGAAGCATGAAAAGTAA
- the hisA gene encoding 1-(5-phosphoribosyl)-5-[(5-phosphoribosylamino)methylideneamino]imidazole-4-carboxamide isomerase, with amino-acid sequence MSFEIIPAVDIKDGKCVQLVQGVPGTETISLDDPVGVAMRWVKEGANVLHLVDLNGAIEGRRKNTHLICQVRERCPVTIQVGGGIRSYDDAVVLLDMGVDRIILGTAAVENHMLVKKLADEYGSEHIMVSLDVKDGDVMVEGWKKSSGVKPIDIGMKFQKLGAGFIFFTNINVEGLLSGVDPEPIDELVHAVDIPVIASGGVASLDDLIAIKGVGAAGAVVGTALYKGNFTLKEAMRVVR; translated from the coding sequence GTGAGTTTTGAGATAATCCCTGCCGTAGACATCAAGGACGGCAAATGCGTCCAGCTCGTGCAGGGCGTGCCTGGCACTGAGACGATTTCGCTGGACGACCCTGTCGGGGTCGCCATGCGCTGGGTCAAAGAGGGTGCAAACGTCCTGCATTTAGTGGACCTAAATGGTGCGATAGAAGGAAGGCGAAAAAACACCCACCTAATTTGTCAGGTCAGAGAGAGATGTCCTGTGACGATTCAAGTTGGAGGTGGCATCAGGTCCTATGATGATGCTGTGGTCCTTCTCGATATGGGAGTTGACAGAATCATCTTGGGAACCGCAGCAGTAGAAAATCACATGCTCGTCAAAAAACTGGCAGATGAGTATGGAAGTGAACATATCATGGTCTCTCTGGATGTAAAGGATGGCGATGTCATGGTGGAGGGATGGAAAAAGAGTTCTGGAGTCAAACCGATTGACATAGGTATGAAGTTCCAGAAATTGGGCGCAGGCTTCATCTTCTTTACAAACATAAACGTCGAGGGATTATTGTCTGGAGTGGACCCAGAACCGATTGACGAGTTGGTTCATGCGGTGGACATCCCAGTAATCGCATCCGGGGGTGTCGCATCTCTGGACGACCTGATCGCCATCAAAGGGGTGGGTGCTGCTGGTGCAGTGGTTGGAACTGCACTATATAAAGGCAACTTCACGCTAAAAGAAGCGATGAGAGTGGTACGATGA
- the metG gene encoding methionine--tRNA ligase — protein MTKKILVTTAWPYANGPLHLGHLAGSYLPADIFARYNRMVGNETLMVSGTDEHGTPISVQAERENRAPRDIADKYHGIIKRSLGDIGCSYDLFTRTTTENHHNTVRDFFLTLLDHGFIYEKTMSLPYCPKCNKFLPDRYVEGTCPKCGAKEARGDQCDECGRTLDPTELIDPYCKHCHTMPGMRESKHYFLKLSAFQDKLIAWIETKKGQWRPNVYNFTINWLKEGLLDRPITRDLEWGVPIPIEGAEGKVIYVWFEAVIGYLSATKQYFAERGKPYAWKDWWKDPNTETYYFIGKDNIPFHTIIWPAMLLGYGECLNLPSDVPANEFLNLEGGKFSTSKGYAVWLDEYLEHFDPDPLRYYLSINMPESKDADFTWDEFRRRNNEELVATFGNFAHRVLTFIDKFYDGIIPEAADLDEQDMSVLADIDMAVDEVGTHIQKCEFKRGMTRIMNLASLGNQYFNEKAPWKDKESCGNTLYVSACIARALSILITPFLPFSAQKLWNMLGYDSSVHEQEWRSAKGNIKSQRIRDVKPLFKLIEEGDIRERKAKLGKM, from the coding sequence ATGACCAAAAAAATACTCGTAACGACGGCATGGCCATATGCCAATGGTCCCCTGCATCTGGGACACCTTGCAGGCTCGTATCTGCCTGCCGATATATTCGCCAGATACAACAGGATGGTCGGAAACGAGACGCTGATGGTTTCCGGGACAGATGAGCATGGAACGCCCATATCTGTGCAGGCAGAGAGGGAAAACCGCGCGCCCAGGGATATAGCTGATAAATATCACGGAATAATCAAACGCTCTCTTGGGGATATTGGATGTTCATATGACCTGTTTACCAGAACGACGACTGAGAATCACCACAACACCGTACGGGATTTCTTTCTGACGCTGCTCGACCACGGTTTTATTTACGAGAAAACCATGAGTTTGCCTTACTGTCCAAAGTGTAATAAGTTCTTGCCAGATCGATATGTAGAGGGGACATGTCCTAAATGCGGCGCAAAAGAGGCAAGAGGGGACCAGTGCGATGAATGTGGCAGGACACTTGACCCTACTGAGTTAATCGATCCATACTGCAAGCACTGTCATACTATGCCCGGGATGAGAGAAAGTAAGCATTACTTCTTAAAACTTTCCGCATTTCAAGACAAGCTTATAGCATGGATCGAGACCAAAAAGGGCCAATGGAGACCTAACGTCTATAATTTCACGATCAACTGGTTAAAGGAAGGATTGCTGGATAGGCCTATCACACGCGACCTTGAGTGGGGAGTTCCGATACCAATCGAAGGGGCCGAAGGTAAAGTAATCTATGTGTGGTTTGAGGCGGTGATAGGTTATCTTTCTGCGACTAAACAGTACTTTGCCGAAAGAGGTAAGCCCTACGCATGGAAGGACTGGTGGAAAGACCCAAATACGGAGACATATTATTTCATCGGAAAGGACAACATCCCCTTCCACACCATCATATGGCCTGCGATGTTGTTGGGCTATGGCGAATGCTTGAACCTCCCAAGCGATGTGCCAGCAAACGAGTTTCTGAATCTCGAAGGGGGCAAATTTTCGACCAGCAAGGGCTATGCGGTCTGGTTAGATGAATATCTGGAGCATTTTGATCCAGACCCCCTGCGGTATTACTTGTCCATCAACATGCCGGAGTCAAAGGATGCGGATTTCACATGGGATGAATTTCGGCGCAGGAATAACGAGGAACTAGTAGCCACTTTCGGAAATTTTGCCCATCGCGTTCTGACGTTCATCGATAAGTTTTATGATGGCATCATACCAGAGGCGGCTGACCTTGATGAACAGGACATGTCCGTATTAGCTGATATTGACATGGCAGTGGACGAGGTCGGCACCCATATTCAAAAGTGCGAGTTCAAAAGGGGGATGACGAGGATAATGAATTTAGCATCGCTCGGCAACCAATACTTCAACGAAAAAGCTCCCTGGAAGGACAAGGAATCATGTGGAAATACGCTTTATGTAAGCGCATGTATTGCACGGGCACTGTCCATTCTAATAACTCCCTTCTTGCCATTCTCGGCGCAAAAACTCTGGAATATGTTGGGATATGATAGTTCGGTGCATGAGCAGGAATGGAGGTCTGCGAAAGGAAACATCAAATCCCAGCGCATAAGGGATGTGAAGCCTCTGTTTAAGCTCATTGAGGAGGGGGACATTAGAGAACGGAAAGCCAAACTGGGCAAAATGTGA
- a CDS encoding ABC transporter ATP-binding protein translates to MSLIEVKSLCKSFGNKEILKDINFEVKKGETLALIGPTGSGKTTILRLLNLLDTPTSGKIFFDGIDTVDQPEGIKLSIRRKMAMVFQKPIAFNASVYDNVAYGLKVRGEDGIDEKVANVLEMVSLSGFENRNARTLSGGEMQRVALARDLIIEPDVLLLDEPTANLDPKSADIIEGMISRIRYEHDVTIIMATHDMSQGQRLADRMGVLMEGKLVQIDTPEEVFRKPESEFVANFVGVENLFAGRAREEGGVTKVFTDNIELISSTKRTGEVFAVVRPEDIIVSKKKIMSSARNVLAGRIIDIFDCGSIMRLVVNAGEPFVVFITRQSFLDLNLDIGSEVFLSFKAPSVHVFGRLR, encoded by the coding sequence ATGTCTCTGATAGAAGTTAAGAGCTTATGTAAGAGCTTTGGAAATAAAGAGATATTAAAAGACATCAATTTTGAAGTTAAAAAAGGTGAGACTCTTGCACTGATAGGCCCCACTGGCTCTGGCAAGACCACAATATTGCGTTTATTAAATCTACTTGATACTCCCACCAGTGGAAAAATATTTTTTGATGGAATCGATACCGTAGATCAGCCTGAAGGAATCAAACTGAGTATTCGCAGAAAAATGGCAATGGTGTTTCAAAAGCCAATAGCGTTTAATGCAAGTGTGTATGATAATGTGGCGTATGGTTTGAAGGTGAGGGGGGAGGATGGCATCGATGAAAAAGTTGCAAATGTATTAGAGATGGTATCTCTTTCTGGTTTTGAGAATAGAAATGCTCGGACTCTTTCAGGAGGGGAGATGCAAAGAGTGGCATTAGCACGAGACCTTATAATCGAGCCCGATGTGCTGTTACTGGATGAGCCAACCGCGAATCTCGACCCAAAAAGCGCAGATATAATCGAGGGGATGATATCGCGCATCAGATATGAGCACGACGTCACCATAATAATGGCCACTCATGACATGTCCCAGGGCCAACGCCTTGCGGATAGGATGGGGGTACTCATGGAGGGAAAACTCGTTCAAATCGATACGCCGGAAGAGGTATTCCGCAAGCCAGAATCCGAGTTCGTCGCAAACTTCGTTGGCGTTGAGAATCTGTTCGCTGGGAGGGCAAGAGAAGAGGGCGGCGTTACAAAAGTATTTACAGATAACATTGAGTTGATTTCCAGTACGAAGAGAACTGGCGAGGTCTTTGCAGTTGTCAGACCAGAGGACATCATCGTATCGAAGAAGAAAATCATGTCGAGCGCGAGGAACGTTTTAGCTGGCAGAATAATCGATATATTTGACTGTGGATCAATTATGCGATTGGTCGTAAATGCGGGGGAGCCATTCGTCGTATTCATAACGAGACAGTCCTTCTTGGACCTGAATCTCGACATTGGGTCGGAAGTATTTTTATCTTTTAAGGCGCCGAGTGTGCACGTGTTTGGACGGCTCAGATGA
- the hisG gene encoding ATP phosphoribosyltransferase: MKIALPNKGRLYEPCTRLLERAGLHIIDGSMRKLFAKTVNPDINLLFARAPDIPEYVQDGAADLGVTGFDLITEAGVDVEVLLDLKFGKAELVLAVPNDSKIKTVMDLKGKRVATEFPNITNRFFDERKIDVDIIEVSGATEMTPHVGIADAIVDLTSSGTSLVMNRLEAIGHVLSTSARLIANKNSLKQNLEKINEVKTALESVVRAEGKRYLMMNVPQEALERVKKRIPGLSGPTVLRVESATPMMAVHAVVDEDDIFTTINELKRLGAKDILVVPIERMVL; encoded by the coding sequence TTGAAAATCGCGTTGCCAAACAAAGGACGGTTGTACGAGCCTTGCACTCGATTATTGGAGCGTGCAGGGCTGCACATCATCGACGGGTCGATGAGAAAACTGTTTGCGAAAACAGTAAACCCTGATATTAACTTGCTATTCGCACGCGCTCCTGATATTCCGGAATATGTGCAAGATGGTGCAGCAGACCTTGGGGTTACTGGATTTGATTTGATTACTGAAGCAGGCGTAGATGTTGAAGTCCTGCTTGATCTGAAATTTGGAAAAGCGGAGCTAGTGTTGGCCGTGCCAAACGATTCCAAGATCAAAACGGTGATGGACTTAAAAGGTAAACGAGTCGCAACCGAATTCCCAAATATCACCAACAGGTTCTTCGATGAACGCAAAATCGACGTCGATATAATAGAAGTGTCTGGAGCCACGGAGATGACGCCACATGTCGGCATCGCCGATGCCATAGTAGATTTAACGAGTTCTGGCACGAGTCTGGTGATGAATCGATTGGAGGCGATAGGGCATGTGCTCTCGACATCTGCTAGGCTGATCGCAAATAAAAATAGCCTGAAGCAGAATTTGGAAAAGATAAACGAAGTTAAGACTGCACTGGAGAGTGTTGTCCGTGCCGAAGGTAAGCGATACCTTATGATGAACGTGCCTCAAGAGGCATTGGAGAGGGTAAAGAAGAGGATACCGGGATTATCTGGTCCTACTGTACTGCGCGTAGAATCTGCCACGCCCATGATGGCAGTTCATGCTGTTGTCGACGAGGATGACATATTCACCACCATAAACGAGCTTAAGCGACTGGGTGCAAAGGATATTTTAGTGGTCCCGATTGAAAGGATGGTACTGTGA
- a CDS encoding substrate-binding domain-containing protein, with the protein MNKKLTVLVAMIMLSGMLITGCVEMPTEEPEVLILATTTSLYDTGLLVHLEPIFEDKHNVDLQIISAGTGIAIRHGEDGDVDVLLVHDRAREDAFVEAGYGVNRRCIAYNYFLIIGSKDDPAGIRGMSPEDAVTRIMEAGIKDPQIRFVSRGDDSGTHAREIAIWVSAGHDYEMVRMSGPWYVEAGAGMGATLRMANEKSAYTLVDIGTFLAFAGDVDLVPLVEVGELLFNPYGVIAVNPELHPHVNFEMANNFINFLMSPEIQQKIGEFGVVDGRPLFFPLASDCQRKGCPTWELCKTSAS; encoded by the coding sequence ATGAATAAAAAGTTAACAGTTTTAGTTGCAATGATCATGCTATCTGGTATGCTCATAACCGGCTGTGTAGAGATGCCGACCGAAGAACCAGAGGTCTTGATATTGGCAACGACGACGAGTCTCTATGATACAGGACTGCTTGTCCATCTTGAGCCCATATTTGAAGATAAACACAATGTAGATTTACAGATAATTTCCGCAGGAACAGGCATAGCCATTCGACATGGGGAGGATGGAGATGTAGATGTGTTACTTGTTCATGATAGAGCAAGAGAAGATGCATTTGTGGAGGCTGGATATGGAGTTAATCGGAGATGCATAGCCTATAACTACTTCCTTATTATAGGGTCTAAAGACGACCCGGCAGGCATCCGAGGAATGAGCCCGGAAGATGCAGTTACAAGGATAATGGAAGCAGGCATAAAGGACCCACAAATCCGGTTTGTTTCCAGAGGAGATGACTCAGGGACACATGCCCGAGAGATAGCGATATGGGTAAGCGCTGGCCATGACTACGAAATGGTCAGAATGTCGGGACCATGGTACGTAGAGGCTGGGGCAGGCATGGGAGCAACACTCAGGATGGCAAATGAGAAATCAGCCTACACACTGGTTGACATCGGAACATTTCTGGCATTTGCAGGCGATGTGGATTTAGTTCCACTCGTTGAGGTGGGGGAGCTCTTGTTCAATCCCTATGGAGTGATTGCGGTGAATCCGGAGTTACACCCACATGTGAACTTCGAGATGGCAAACAACTTCATAAACTTCCTCATGTCGCCGGAGATCCAGCAAAAAATCGGTGAATTTGGCGTCGTGGATGGAAGACCCTTGTTTTTCCCATTAGCCAGCGACTGCCAGAGGAAAGGATGCCCAACATGGGAATTATGCAAAACATCAGCATCATAA
- a CDS encoding amidohydrolase family protein, producing MTDILIKNGLVMTPKGFVKEPISIENGVIANIGKSGVADQVIDASGGIVMPGLVNTHTHLGMTLFRGYADDLPLKQWLTEHIWPIEAKLTDADVHIGTLLGCLEMIRSGTTTFADMYIKMDGTAMAVEESGLRGVLSYGMIELGDEEKGERELEIGRKFIKKWNGAADGRIVARYGPHAPNTCSPDFLTRVRERAYKDGVCIHIHLAETKMETDEMMAKYGMCSVRLLDNIGFLGPDVLAAHCVWLSDDDIKILKKSDVKIAHNPTSNMKLASGIAPIPECINNGIVVGIGTDGCASNNTLDMFHEMKMAALLHKVHKLDPTVIPAQEVLKMATINGAHALGIDGGTIAKGKKADIIIVDIHKPHLTPKHSLTSHLVYCAKGSDVGTTIVDGKVLMENYVVKALDEEDIMEKAEKAAENLISSCA from the coding sequence ATGACCGACATATTAATCAAAAATGGACTTGTCATGACTCCGAAGGGATTTGTCAAGGAGCCCATATCCATTGAAAATGGGGTAATCGCAAATATCGGCAAGAGTGGCGTGGCAGACCAGGTGATAGATGCCAGTGGCGGAATCGTGATGCCAGGTCTGGTCAACACCCATACACATCTTGGCATGACTCTGTTCAGGGGCTATGCGGACGACCTTCCATTGAAGCAGTGGCTCACAGAGCACATATGGCCAATAGAAGCAAAGCTGACCGATGCTGATGTGCACATTGGTACCTTGCTCGGCTGCCTCGAGATGATCAGGTCCGGCACGACAACATTCGCAGATATGTATATCAAGATGGATGGAACCGCCATGGCAGTAGAAGAGTCCGGACTCAGGGGTGTGCTGTCATACGGCATGATCGAACTCGGCGATGAAGAGAAGGGGGAAAGAGAGCTGGAAATCGGCAGAAAATTCATCAAAAAGTGGAATGGTGCGGCAGATGGACGAATTGTGGCTAGATATGGACCTCATGCGCCGAATACCTGCTCGCCAGATTTTTTGACACGTGTAAGGGAGCGAGCATATAAAGATGGTGTCTGCATTCACATCCATCTTGCAGAGACGAAGATGGAGACGGATGAAATGATGGCCAAATATGGCATGTGCTCCGTACGACTGCTGGACAATATCGGTTTTCTCGGTCCAGATGTGCTGGCTGCGCACTGCGTCTGGCTTTCAGATGATGATATCAAAATCCTGAAGAAGAGCGATGTTAAAATAGCACACAATCCCACCAGCAACATGAAACTCGCATCGGGAATCGCCCCGATTCCAGAGTGTATCAACAATGGGATTGTAGTAGGAATAGGAACGGATGGGTGCGCCTCTAACAACACCCTTGATATGTTCCACGAGATGAAAATGGCTGCGCTGCTCCACAAGGTCCACAAACTCGACCCAACTGTGATTCCCGCACAGGAGGTGTTGAAAATGGCTACCATCAACGGCGCACATGCACTTGGTATTGACGGTGGAACCATTGCCAAGGGCAAGAAGGCGGATATCATCATCGTCGATATTCATAAGCCGCACCTGACGCCTAAGCATAGTCTCACGTCACATCTGGTTTACTGTGCAAAAGGCAGCGATGTCGGCACGACCATAGTGGACGGAAAGGTTTTGATGGAAAACTATGTAGTCAAGGCATTGGATGAAGAGGATATCATGGAAAAGGCTGAAAAGGCTGCAGAGAATTTAATCTCAAGTTGCGCGTAA
- a CDS encoding site-specific DNA-methyltransferase codes for MKTQQKIIIGDSRCMKEVEDESVHLIITSPPYWQLKDYGNGKQIGFNDSYEEYINNLNLVWSECHRVLHKGCRLCVNIGDQFARSVYYGRYKVIPIRTEIIKFCESAGFDYMGAIIWQKVTTCHTTGGATVMGSFPYPRNGILKLDYEFILIFKKHGSPPKGSKEIKEESRLTQEEWNQYFTGHWNFPGEKQDKHLAMFPEELPKRLIKMFSFVGDTVLDPFLGSGTTSLAAKNLNRNSIGYEINEDFLPIIKEKLGINQSTIFQDVTFEIIRQEEPRIDFKEKIKELPYIFKDPIKFDKKIDPRKLRFGSKIDNSHPGRETYYAVKDVISPEILILNNGLKVRLLGVNEIPEKNRDAIQFLQQKTKGQKVFLKFDATKYDEKDHLLCYLYLRNKTFINAHLIKNDLVDVDTTLDYKYKSQFLTYRMVK; via the coding sequence ATGAAAACCCAGCAAAAAATAATCATTGGTGATTCAAGATGTATGAAGGAGGTAGAGGACGAATCAGTCCATCTTATCATTACCTCTCCACCGTATTGGCAACTGAAGGATTATGGAAATGGAAAACAGATAGGTTTCAATGATAGTTATGAAGAGTATATCAATAATCTCAATCTGGTCTGGAGTGAATGCCATAGGGTTTTGCATAAAGGCTGTCGTTTGTGTGTTAATATAGGCGACCAGTTTGCTCGCTCTGTCTATTATGGAAGGTATAAAGTTATCCCGATAAGGACCGAAATCATCAAGTTCTGCGAAAGTGCTGGCTTCGATTATATGGGAGCCATCATCTGGCAAAAGGTTACTACTTGCCATACGACTGGTGGGGCTACTGTAATGGGTTCTTTTCCCTATCCAAGAAATGGTATTCTCAAACTGGATTACGAATTTATTTTAATTTTCAAAAAACATGGGAGTCCTCCTAAGGGTAGCAAAGAGATTAAAGAGGAATCGAGATTAACGCAAGAAGAATGGAATCAATACTTTACTGGACACTGGAATTTTCCAGGTGAAAAGCAGGATAAGCATCTTGCGATGTTTCCTGAAGAGCTACCGAAACGACTTATTAAAATGTTTAGTTTTGTTGGTGATACAGTCCTTGACCCATTTCTTGGAAGCGGGACGACATCTTTGGCTGCTAAAAATCTGAACAGAAACTCCATCGGATACGAAATAAATGAAGATTTTCTGCCAATCATAAAAGAAAAACTTGGAATAAACCAAAGCACTATTTTTCAAGATGTAACTTTTGAGATAATCAGGCAAGAGGAACCAAGAATAGACTTCAAAGAAAAGATTAAAGAACTCCCATATATTTTCAAGGACCCGATAAAGTTTGATAAGAAAATTGACCCGAGGAAATTGAGATTTGGGTCAAAAATAGATAATTCTCATCCTGGAAGAGAAACATATTACGCTGTGAAAGATGTAATCAGTCCTGAGATATTGATACTGAATAATGGATTAAAAGTCAGATTATTGGGGGTGAATGAGATACCAGAAAAAAATAGAGACGCAATACAGTTTTTACAGCAGAAAACGAAAGGGCAAAAAGTATTCTTGAAATTTGACGCCACCAAATACGATGAAAAAGATCATCTGTTATGCTATCTCTATCTAAGAAACAAGACATTTATCAATGCACACCTTATTAAAAATGATCTTGTTGATGTGGATACTACATTAGATTACAAATACAAGTCTCAATTTTTAACCTACAGGATGGTAAAATAA
- a CDS encoding ABC transporter permease, with the protein MSEIIEAFIQAIELIITLDPEVMGIAKRSILISSLSTFFAALICIPIGGLIHFHDFAGKRSLIGIIQTLFSLPTVIVGLFVFLMLSRAGPLGIFGLLFTPYGMVLGQMVLISPIILGFTISSLSGVGIEIKDTALSLGATKFQTIVTIIKEARFAVISTIVLGFGRAISEVGVALMIGGNIREFTRVFTTAIAMETAKGEVVIAISLGIILMLLALMVNLVMNIIQYRGN; encoded by the coding sequence GTGAGTGAAATTATAGAAGCATTCATACAAGCGATAGAGCTTATAATCACACTCGACCCCGAGGTTATGGGGATAGCAAAGAGGAGTATACTCATCTCCTCTCTTTCTACTTTTTTTGCGGCTTTAATATGCATACCAATTGGTGGCCTCATACATTTTCATGATTTTGCTGGCAAAAGAAGTTTGATAGGCATTATTCAAACACTCTTCAGTTTACCAACTGTTATTGTGGGCCTTTTTGTCTTTTTAATGCTGTCAAGAGCAGGTCCGCTTGGCATATTTGGTTTACTTTTTACACCTTATGGCATGGTATTAGGACAGATGGTATTGATATCTCCAATTATACTTGGCTTTACAATCTCATCTCTTAGTGGTGTTGGCATAGAAATAAAGGACACTGCCCTCTCACTCGGTGCAACTAAATTTCAAACCATCGTTACTATCATAAAAGAGGCAAGATTTGCTGTTATATCCACTATAGTGCTTGGCTTTGGCAGGGCAATATCAGAAGTTGGAGTTGCCCTGATGATTGGCGGGAATATAAGAGAATTCACAAGAGTATTCACTACTGCCATTGCTATGGAAACGGCAAAAGGTGAGGTTGTAATTGCAATATCACTCGGAATTATTCTTATGTTACTGGCATTGATGGTCAATTTGGTTATGAACATAATACAATACAGAGGTAATTAA